The Lacipirellula parvula genome window below encodes:
- a CDS encoding N-formylglutamate amidohydrolase, which produces MELFHLTVGEGPLASAAIHNGHAFRPELSDYVALTEAERLREEDPFTDVLADIASTRIVGERSRFEIDLNRPRDESVYTTPEQAWGLKVWREPLPAEQIERSQQLHDLFFGAMRGLLRQMVASYGHVVLLDVHSYNHRRDGRNEPAADEAGNPEVNIGTGSMDREFWAPIVDPMIACMRTCEINGRPLDVRENVKFQGGYFSRWIHREFPRTVCAPAIEFKKTFMDEWAGDVDHPHLIKLRDALRGCVPGIEERLAAMR; this is translated from the coding sequence ATGGAACTATTTCACCTGACAGTCGGCGAAGGTCCGCTGGCGTCGGCCGCGATTCACAACGGACACGCCTTCCGACCGGAGCTCAGCGATTATGTCGCCCTCACCGAAGCCGAGCGGCTCCGCGAGGAGGATCCGTTCACCGATGTGCTGGCCGATATCGCGTCGACGCGAATCGTCGGCGAGCGGTCGCGGTTCGAGATTGATCTCAACCGGCCGCGCGACGAATCGGTTTACACGACACCCGAGCAAGCGTGGGGCCTGAAGGTATGGCGCGAACCGCTTCCGGCCGAGCAGATCGAACGCTCGCAGCAGCTGCACGACCTGTTCTTCGGCGCGATGCGAGGCCTACTCCGGCAGATGGTTGCCAGCTACGGACACGTCGTTTTGCTCGACGTCCACTCGTACAACCATCGCCGCGACGGCCGCAACGAACCGGCAGCCGACGAAGCGGGAAATCCTGAAGTCAACATCGGCACCGGCTCGATGGATCGGGAATTTTGGGCGCCAATCGTCGACCCGATGATCGCCTGCATGCGCACCTGCGAAATCAACGGCCGGCCGCTCGACGTGCGTGAGAACGTGAAGTTCCAAGGAGGATACTTCTCGCGTTGGATTCACCGTGAGTTTCCACGGACAGTCTGCGCGCCGGCGATCGAGTTCAAGAAGACGTTTATGGACGAGTGGGCCGGCGACGTCGATCACCCGCATCTCATCAAGCTGCGCGACGCCCTGCGCGGCTGCGTACCGGGGATCGAAGAACGCCTTGCCGCGATGCGGTGA
- a CDS encoding mechanosensitive ion channel domain-containing protein has product MHSTRQLLHRPTSPACRTTAAILTFIAIGLAIIADNSSARGQAPAPAEATKPIVPATEVEAAAQVPPKVDVQPLADDVDIASRLERIMIATKWFVDPKVDVQEGVVFLDGQANRESSKEWATKLAGSTQDVVAVVNRMTVVERSAWDFSPAWEQLRVMGRTAVQSLPAAIISIFVLVLTFFATILATRMARRFGTKKFRNALLSEVAARAAAIPVIIIGLYLAMRVSGLTQIAATVLGGTGLIGIIIGIAFRDIAENFLASILISMQRPFQAGDLVTITDHHGFVQKVTTRGTIIVTLDGNHVQIPNATIYKSVIRNHSANPNGRLDYIIRIGYDDSMERTQEIVLKVLREHPAVLADPEPLILVEELTATGINIHAYFWINGRDFSGSRVRSATLRQIVAALAEAGITMPDAREVIFPLGVPLIEPEKAEAQRIEREEEEAHEPAPPIVTRSEGGLRNEREVIREQVKQSRELEPGSNLLKETAAAE; this is encoded by the coding sequence ATGCATTCCACACGCCAACTACTTCATCGACCAACCTCGCCCGCCTGCCGAACGACGGCGGCGATTCTAACGTTTATCGCGATTGGACTCGCTATCATCGCCGACAATTCGAGCGCTCGCGGCCAAGCCCCCGCCCCGGCCGAAGCGACCAAGCCGATCGTGCCGGCGACCGAAGTCGAAGCCGCCGCGCAAGTGCCGCCGAAGGTCGACGTGCAGCCGCTTGCCGACGACGTCGACATTGCGTCGCGGCTCGAGCGGATCATGATCGCGACGAAGTGGTTCGTCGACCCGAAAGTCGACGTCCAAGAAGGCGTCGTGTTTCTCGACGGCCAGGCGAACCGCGAATCGAGCAAAGAGTGGGCGACCAAGCTCGCTGGCAGCACGCAAGACGTCGTCGCAGTGGTCAATCGGATGACCGTCGTCGAACGTTCGGCGTGGGATTTCTCGCCCGCTTGGGAACAGCTCCGCGTCATGGGCCGCACGGCCGTGCAGTCGCTGCCGGCGGCGATCATTTCAATCTTCGTGCTGGTCCTCACGTTTTTCGCCACGATCCTCGCCACGCGGATGGCGCGACGATTCGGGACGAAGAAGTTTCGCAATGCGCTCCTCAGTGAAGTAGCCGCCCGCGCGGCGGCGATTCCGGTGATCATCATCGGCCTGTACCTCGCGATGCGGGTGTCGGGGCTGACGCAAATCGCGGCGACGGTACTCGGCGGCACGGGGCTCATCGGCATCATCATCGGCATCGCATTTCGCGACATTGCCGAGAACTTTCTCGCCAGCATCCTCATCAGCATGCAACGGCCGTTTCAAGCAGGGGATCTGGTGACGATCACCGACCACCACGGCTTCGTGCAAAAGGTGACGACCCGCGGCACGATCATCGTCACGCTCGACGGCAATCATGTGCAAATTCCCAACGCGACCATCTACAAGAGCGTTATTCGCAATCACTCGGCCAACCCCAACGGGCGGCTCGATTACATCATCCGCATTGGCTACGACGACTCGATGGAGCGGACGCAGGAGATCGTCCTGAAGGTGCTGCGCGAGCATCCCGCGGTGCTCGCCGATCCGGAACCGCTCATTTTGGTGGAGGAACTAACGGCCACCGGCATCAACATCCACGCCTACTTCTGGATAAACGGCCGCGACTTCAGCGGATCGCGGGTCCGCTCGGCGACGTTGCGGCAGATCGTGGCGGCGCTCGCGGAGGCGGGCATCACGATGCCCGACGCCCGCGAAGTGATCTTCCCGCTCGGAGTGCCGCTAATCGAACCAGAGAAAGCCGAGGCCCAGCGAATTGAGCGCGAAGAGGAAGAGGCCCACGAACCGGCGCCGCCGATCGTCACGCGATCAGAAGGAGGCCTGCGCAACGAACGCGAAGTAATCCGCGAACAAGTGAAGCAATCGAGAGAACTGGAACCTGGCAGCAACCTGCTGAAGGAAACGGCTGCTGCCGAGTAA
- a CDS encoding YihY/virulence factor BrkB family protein, whose translation MIAAFRNFFVRIWNAYHHFADRGGTMMAAAVAYYLAFSLFPLLLVLVAGLGWAFRATAVGHDAQQRVLAAIAEQASPTLRDQIQEAFNAVEQKAGASGSVGLIVLLVASVAIFTELDYAFDRLWDRPNAGEQGIRKAITNLVFVRLKALIMLIGVGAFVIAVMIVSIVWQGVESIVQSTVEVPAWVRQLTQPVIHIALNFLAFTTLYAFVPKTHVRAKAAFAGGALAALLWEVGRQVLAMYVLRKNLPTAYGVIGSFMAIMLWTYYAMIVILFGAAYAKLVNDEQAATKLDRPD comes from the coding sequence ATGATTGCCGCCTTCCGCAACTTTTTCGTTCGCATCTGGAACGCCTACCATCACTTCGCCGATCGCGGCGGCACGATGATGGCGGCCGCGGTCGCCTATTACCTCGCCTTCTCACTCTTTCCGCTGCTGCTGGTGCTGGTAGCCGGACTCGGTTGGGCGTTCCGCGCGACGGCCGTCGGTCACGACGCCCAGCAGCGGGTCCTCGCCGCGATCGCCGAGCAAGCGTCGCCGACGCTGCGAGATCAGATTCAAGAAGCATTCAACGCGGTCGAGCAGAAGGCGGGCGCCAGCGGTTCGGTCGGCCTCATCGTCCTGCTGGTGGCGTCGGTGGCGATCTTCACCGAACTCGACTACGCCTTCGACCGACTGTGGGATCGCCCCAACGCGGGCGAGCAAGGAATTCGTAAGGCGATTACGAACCTGGTTTTCGTGCGGTTGAAGGCGCTCATCATGCTGATCGGCGTCGGGGCGTTCGTGATCGCGGTGATGATCGTTTCGATCGTCTGGCAAGGGGTGGAATCGATCGTGCAGTCGACGGTCGAAGTTCCCGCATGGGTGCGGCAGCTGACGCAGCCGGTGATTCACATCGCGCTCAACTTCCTGGCATTCACGACTCTTTACGCGTTCGTGCCGAAGACACATGTCCGCGCGAAGGCGGCCTTCGCGGGCGGGGCGCTCGCCGCCCTGCTGTGGGAAGTCGGCCGCCAGGTGCTGGCGATGTACGTGCTGCGGAAGAATCTGCCGACGGCCTACGGCGTGATCGGCTCGTTCATGGCGATCATGCTGTGGACCTACTACGCGATGATCGTCATTCTCTTCGGGGCGGCGTACGCGAAGCTGGTGAACGACGAGCAGGCTGCGACCAAGCTCGATCGGCCGGATTAA